In Arthrobacter sp. StoSoilB5, one genomic interval encodes:
- a CDS encoding RNA degradosome polyphosphate kinase yields the protein MQPDPVGTAGSTSKGATLPPRFGSSEVPASRATQDRIDIPEFAPSLEPEGDISPDRFLDRELSWLAFNSRVLELAEDPDLFLLERVNFLSIFASNLDEFFMVRVAGLKRRIATGLAVPSPAGLSPIEVLEQIGEEAHRLQERHARVFAEQIRPALAYEHIHIMHWNELDEDARHRISIMFQEKVFPILTPLAVDPAHPFPYISGLSLNLAVIVSNPISDKELFARVKVPDQLPRLISVDGPRAGAIPGRVARFIALEEVIAVHLDKLFPGMEVLEHHTFRVTRNEDLEVEEDDAENLLQALEKELLRRRFGPPVRLEVTTDINPNIKALLIRELGVEESEVYSVPAPLDLRGLSAISAIDRPDLHYPKHVPHTSRYLNESETSKAANVFAAMRRRDILLHHPYDSFSTSVQAFLEQAAADPKVQAIKQTLYRTSGDSPIVDALIDAAEAGKQVLALVEIKARFDEQANISWARKLEQAGVHVVYGIVGLKTHCKLSLVVRQEVDGLRRYCHIGTGNYHPRTARYYEDLGLLTANEQVGEDLSKLFNQLSGYAPKSTFKRLLVAPRSVRAGLIERIEAEIRNARAGVPARVQIKVNSMVDEAIIDALYRASQAGVKVDVVVRGICSLRPGVPGLSENITVRSILGRFLEHSRVFAFANGGDPVVYIGSADMMHRNLDRRVEALVQLASKEDTATVVDLMNRYVDDGTASWHLDNQGHWTRHHLDEDGTPLLDMQSWLLASRSRQRAAARR from the coding sequence ATGCAGCCGGACCCCGTCGGCACCGCCGGATCCACCTCGAAGGGCGCCACGCTGCCCCCACGCTTCGGATCATCGGAAGTGCCGGCTTCACGAGCCACCCAGGACCGCATTGACATCCCGGAATTTGCGCCGAGCCTGGAGCCTGAAGGCGACATCTCGCCCGACCGTTTCCTGGACCGTGAGCTCAGCTGGCTGGCATTCAACTCCCGCGTTTTGGAGCTCGCAGAGGATCCTGACCTCTTCCTCCTGGAACGCGTGAATTTCCTGTCGATCTTTGCCTCCAACCTCGACGAATTCTTCATGGTCCGCGTGGCTGGCCTTAAGCGGCGAATCGCCACCGGACTCGCTGTTCCCTCCCCTGCCGGTTTGAGCCCCATCGAGGTGCTTGAGCAGATCGGCGAGGAGGCGCACAGGCTCCAGGAACGCCACGCACGGGTCTTCGCCGAACAGATCCGTCCCGCCCTGGCCTACGAGCACATCCACATCATGCACTGGAATGAATTGGACGAAGATGCCCGCCACCGGATCAGCATCATGTTCCAGGAGAAGGTCTTCCCAATCCTGACGCCGCTTGCCGTGGATCCCGCGCACCCCTTCCCGTACATTTCCGGCCTCTCGCTGAACCTTGCGGTGATCGTCAGCAACCCCATCAGCGACAAGGAACTCTTTGCCCGTGTGAAGGTTCCGGACCAGCTGCCCCGCCTGATCTCCGTGGACGGCCCGCGCGCAGGTGCCATCCCTGGCCGTGTTGCCCGCTTCATCGCTTTGGAAGAAGTCATCGCCGTCCACTTGGACAAGCTCTTCCCCGGCATGGAAGTCCTTGAGCACCACACCTTCCGCGTCACCCGCAACGAGGACCTCGAGGTAGAAGAAGACGACGCCGAAAACCTCCTGCAGGCCTTGGAGAAGGAACTCCTGCGTCGGCGCTTCGGTCCTCCCGTGCGCCTGGAAGTCACTACGGACATCAACCCGAACATCAAAGCACTGCTTATCCGGGAGCTTGGCGTTGAAGAATCGGAGGTTTACTCCGTACCGGCGCCCCTGGACCTCCGTGGACTCTCTGCGATCAGCGCCATTGACCGCCCGGACCTCCACTACCCCAAGCATGTTCCGCACACGTCCCGGTACCTCAACGAGTCCGAAACGTCCAAGGCAGCCAACGTGTTCGCCGCCATGCGGCGCCGGGACATCCTGCTCCACCACCCGTACGACTCGTTCTCCACGTCGGTTCAGGCGTTCCTGGAACAGGCTGCCGCGGACCCCAAGGTCCAGGCCATCAAACAAACCTTGTACAGGACGTCGGGCGACTCCCCTATCGTTGACGCTTTGATCGATGCTGCCGAGGCCGGCAAGCAGGTCCTGGCACTCGTCGAGATCAAGGCACGATTCGATGAGCAGGCCAACATCTCGTGGGCCCGGAAGCTGGAACAAGCAGGCGTGCACGTGGTGTACGGCATTGTGGGCCTGAAGACCCACTGCAAGCTGTCACTGGTGGTTCGGCAGGAAGTGGACGGCCTGCGCCGCTATTGCCACATCGGCACGGGCAACTATCACCCGCGCACGGCCCGCTACTACGAGGACCTCGGCTTGCTCACCGCGAACGAGCAAGTGGGCGAAGACCTGTCCAAACTGTTCAACCAGCTCTCCGGATACGCGCCGAAGTCCACGTTCAAGCGGCTGCTCGTGGCGCCACGTTCCGTCCGTGCCGGCCTGATCGAAAGGATCGAAGCGGAGATCCGCAACGCCCGCGCTGGCGTTCCTGCCCGGGTCCAGATCAAAGTCAATTCCATGGTGGACGAAGCCATCATCGACGCCCTTTACCGTGCGTCACAGGCAGGAGTGAAGGTGGACGTGGTGGTCCGTGGCATCTGCTCCCTCCGCCCCGGTGTACCGGGACTGAGCGAAAACATTACGGTCCGCTCCATCCTCGGCCGGTTCCTGGAGCACTCGCGCGTCTTTGCTTTTGCCAACGGTGGAGATCCCGTGGTGTACATCGGCTCCGCAGACATGATGCACCGCAACCTGGACCGCCGTGTTGAAGCGCTCGTACAGTTGGCCAGCAAGGAAGACACCGCTACGGTCGTGGACCTCATGAACCGTTATGTGGACGACGGCACCGCTAGTTGGCACTTGGACAACCAGGGCCATTGGACCAGGCACCACCTTGACGAGGACGGCACACCCCTGCTGGACATGCAGTCCTGGCTACTGGCTTCCCGGTCCCGCCAGCGTGCAGCGGCCCGGCGGTAG
- a CDS encoding NUDIX hydrolase — MKSDTPVADQTDHPGERVAVVAAGAIPWRLQKGALEVLLIHRPRYDDWSWPKGKLDAGETVPQCAVREVREEIGLHSSLGVPLPPIHYHVSAGLKVVHYWAVRVNGEQLRPDGKEVDSVMWCSPDRAASFLSNPTDVEPLEYLEKAHIRGELDTWPLVLIRHAKAKPRSSWTKAEGDRPLAATGQRQAAAVQRLLEVWKPQRIVTSPWTRCVATIAPYAKASGAKVKLVEALTEHNHNRSPKKTAAAVEALFDKQVPIAVCTHRPALPTVLKQLGQHMSAALRGLLPTSDPFLSPGEVIVCQVARGSERKIVSVEQVRPFDD; from the coding sequence TTGAAAAGCGATACCCCCGTGGCGGATCAGACGGACCACCCCGGTGAACGGGTGGCCGTCGTTGCGGCCGGCGCCATTCCTTGGCGACTTCAGAAGGGTGCCCTTGAGGTGCTCCTGATCCACCGGCCACGCTACGACGATTGGTCCTGGCCCAAAGGAAAGCTCGACGCCGGCGAGACAGTTCCGCAGTGCGCCGTACGGGAGGTGCGCGAAGAGATCGGACTTCACAGTTCCCTCGGCGTTCCGTTGCCACCCATTCATTACCACGTCAGCGCCGGCTTGAAAGTTGTGCACTATTGGGCGGTCCGGGTCAACGGCGAACAGCTTCGGCCCGATGGCAAGGAAGTGGACAGCGTCATGTGGTGCAGCCCGGACAGGGCTGCATCTTTCCTGAGCAACCCCACGGATGTAGAGCCCCTTGAGTACCTGGAGAAGGCCCACATCCGGGGCGAACTCGATACGTGGCCGCTCGTGTTGATCCGCCATGCAAAGGCAAAGCCCCGCTCCTCGTGGACCAAGGCTGAAGGCGACCGTCCTCTGGCTGCTACTGGGCAACGCCAAGCCGCGGCCGTCCAGCGCCTGTTGGAAGTGTGGAAGCCACAACGGATTGTTACCAGCCCGTGGACCCGCTGCGTGGCAACCATTGCACCGTACGCAAAGGCAAGCGGAGCCAAGGTAAAGCTTGTTGAAGCCCTTACCGAGCACAACCACAACCGCTCGCCCAAGAAGACTGCTGCCGCGGTGGAGGCCTTGTTCGATAAGCAGGTGCCAATCGCTGTTTGCACTCACCGGCCCGCGCTGCCCACAGTCCTGAAGCAATTAGGCCAGCACATGTCCGCGGCTTTGCGGGGCCTGCTGCCCACGTCCGATCCCTTCCTTTCGCCGGGCGAGGTCATCGTCTGCCAGGTCGCCAGGGGATCAGAACGGAAGATTGTGTCGGTGGAACAGGTCAGGCCTTTCGACGACTAG
- a CDS encoding thymidylate synthase: protein MSIPTPYEDLLRDVMANGTHKSDRTGTGTRSVFGRQLRFDLAKSFPLITTKRVHFKSVAVELLWFLRGDSNVKWMQDQGVSIWDEWADADGELGPVYGVQWRSWPTPDGGHIDQISELMANLSANPDSRRHIVSAWNVAELKDMALPPCHAFFQFYVADGKLSCQLYQRSADTFLGVPFNIASYALLTCMVAQQLGLEPGEFVWTGGDVHIYDNHVEQVSEQLSREPYEYPQLKILRKPDSIFDYTLDDFEVVGYRHHPTIKAPIAV, encoded by the coding sequence GTGAGCATCCCCACCCCGTATGAAGACCTCCTGCGCGACGTCATGGCCAACGGCACGCACAAGTCGGACCGCACCGGAACCGGAACCCGAAGTGTTTTTGGTCGCCAGCTGAGGTTCGATCTTGCCAAGAGCTTCCCGCTCATCACCACCAAGCGGGTCCACTTCAAGTCCGTGGCGGTGGAGCTCCTGTGGTTCCTGCGTGGCGATTCGAACGTGAAGTGGATGCAGGACCAAGGCGTTTCCATCTGGGACGAATGGGCGGATGCGGATGGCGAACTCGGCCCCGTGTACGGTGTGCAGTGGCGCAGCTGGCCCACGCCCGACGGTGGGCACATCGACCAAATCTCCGAGCTCATGGCCAACCTGTCTGCCAACCCGGATTCCCGGCGACACATCGTGTCCGCGTGGAACGTGGCCGAGCTCAAGGACATGGCGCTTCCGCCCTGTCACGCGTTCTTCCAGTTCTATGTGGCGGACGGCAAGTTGTCCTGCCAGCTGTACCAGCGCTCCGCGGACACGTTCCTGGGCGTTCCCTTCAACATCGCCTCCTACGCCTTGCTGACGTGCATGGTCGCCCAGCAGTTGGGCCTGGAGCCTGGCGAGTTCGTCTGGACAGGCGGCGACGTCCATATTTACGACAATCACGTGGAGCAAGTCAGCGAGCAGCTCAGCCGCGAACCGTACGAGTATCCACAACTGAAAATCCTCCGCAAGCCGGACTCGATTTTCGACTACACCTTGGACGACTTCGAGGTTGTGGGCTACCGCCACCACCCCACTATCAAGGCGCCGATCGCGGTATGA
- a CDS encoding dihydrofolate reductase — protein sequence MSIQDNPGQETPAPLPGVIFTQETAAKMTGIGLIWAQTQSGVIGKDGSMPWHLPEDLKHFSQLTTGHPVIMGRKTWESFPDKYRPLPGRTNIVVTRNSKWASTPEAEGAVVVSSLDAALLESQFAPGGQKVWIVGGGEIFEQSMGIANVAVVTIIDADFDGDTFAPELGDDWTFDTVAPAEGWLTAKNGTQYRFTTWRRTES from the coding sequence ATGAGCATCCAAGACAACCCCGGCCAGGAAACGCCCGCCCCGCTCCCCGGAGTGATCTTCACCCAGGAAACGGCAGCCAAAATGACCGGTATCGGCTTGATCTGGGCCCAAACGCAGTCCGGCGTCATCGGCAAGGACGGCTCCATGCCGTGGCACCTGCCCGAGGACCTGAAGCACTTCAGCCAACTAACCACAGGCCACCCAGTGATCATGGGCCGCAAGACCTGGGAGTCGTTCCCGGACAAGTACCGGCCACTGCCAGGGCGCACCAACATTGTGGTGACCCGCAACTCAAAGTGGGCTTCAACCCCGGAGGCCGAGGGCGCCGTCGTGGTTTCCTCGCTGGACGCAGCCCTGCTGGAATCCCAGTTCGCGCCGGGCGGCCAGAAGGTCTGGATCGTCGGCGGCGGCGAGATCTTCGAACAGTCCATGGGAATTGCCAACGTCGCGGTCGTCACCATCATCGATGCCGACTTCGACGGCGATACGTTCGCGCCTGAACTGGGCGACGACTGGACCTTTGACACTGTTGCGCCGGCCGAGGGCTGGCTGACCGCCAAAAACGGCACACAATACCGGTTCACCACATGGCGCCGGACGGAAAGCTAG
- a CDS encoding NF038396 family protein — translation MLKKPETLFVLGYMLLPLFALISAIVGLTMILGGNRIVGIIVLIVVTQVFTFGAFFALRKRKAVLLQEPDAGT, via the coding sequence ATGCTGAAGAAACCTGAAACATTGTTCGTGCTGGGTTATATGTTGCTGCCGCTTTTCGCGCTGATCTCCGCCATCGTGGGGCTGACCATGATCCTTGGCGGAAACCGCATTGTCGGCATCATCGTCTTGATAGTGGTCACGCAGGTCTTCACGTTCGGTGCGTTCTTTGCCTTGCGCAAGCGCAAGGCCGTCCTGCTGCAGGAGCCCGACGCCGGAACCTAG